The window CTTTGGTGATGGATAGCAATTGCTATCAGGTTGAGCACAAGGGGCCGGGTACGAAATGGATATCCTTTCCTGTTCCGATGTCAGCTCAACTGATGCTAAAGCCTGTAGTCTCTTGAAGGTAGTGCGGTATGAATGCTTCTGTAGCCATTTTACGACCCAGTCATATTCTCAGTTCCACAAGTGGGGGCGAATTACTGGAACAAATCAATCACCACTTGCAAGCAGGAAAGAAAGCAATTCTGATTGATTTTTCGGATGCTATGTTTATGGACAGTACCGGGCTGGGGTATTTAGTTACGGCCCTCAGTCGAATTAAAGCAGCCCAGGGTGAGCTCTACCTCTGTTCTTTGAAAGGACAGGCTGCAATGTTGATCGAGCTCACAAAGATGGATAAAACGTTTCAAATTTTTGCCGATCGGGCTGCCTTTGATCTGTACCATTCGGCTCGGAATACTTCTGAATCCTGAATCTTGATCCTCGATCAAATGCTCAGTCGCTGATAGATGGTATCCAGGTGTTGCAGGTGGCGCTGGGGGTCGAAGCAGGCGGCAATCTCCTCTGGTGTCAGCCGTGCTGTGACCTCTGAAGTACTGGCGATCAGGTCACGGAAATTCCCGTCAGGCTTGTTCCAGGCAGTATGGGCGCAGGACTGCACGATCACATAAGCTTCTTCCCGACCCAGACCTTTTTCCACCAGTGTGAGTAAGACGCGCTGGCTGAAGACAACCCCCCCATACAGGTTCAGATTGCGGGTCATATTTTCAGGGTAGACCAGCAGATGTTTAACCAGGTCGGTAATCTCTGCCAGCATGAAGTGGGTCAGGGTGCAGGCATCAGGAAATACCACTCGTTCGACGGAACTGTGGGAGATGTCCCGTTCGTGCCAGAGGGCAACATTCTCCAGAGCCGCGATTGCATGACCCCGAATCACACGGGCAATCCCAGTTAATCGCTCAGATCGAATCGGATTGCGCTTGTGGGGCATGGCCGAGGACCCTTTCTGCCCTTTGGAGAAAAATTCTTCGACTTCCAGAACATCGGTGCGTTGGAGATTGCGAATCTCCACGGCAAAACGCTCGATCGAGGCAGCTAGGAGGGCCAGAACCTGCAGATATTCGGCATGGCGATCGCGGGAGATCACCTGGGTGGAAGCCGTATCCGGTTTTAACCCCAGGTTTTGACAGGCCAAAGCTTCCACCTGGGGGTCAATGTTGGCATAGGTGCCGACAGCCCCGGAAATCTTGCCGACGGCAATCTGATCCTGTAAGGAGGCCAGACGATCGCGATGCCGTAAGACTTCCGCCAGCCAACCAGCCAGTTTGAACCCGAAGGTGATGGGTTCAGCATGGATGCCATGGGAACGACCGATCATGACCGTATTGCGGTGTTGCTGGGCCTGGTAACGGATGGCCTGAATCAGGGCTTCCAACTGGTCCATCAGAACATGTAGACTCTCAACTAACTGCAGCGCCAGGGCTGTATCCAGCACGTCAGAACTGGTCAGTCCCAGGTGGATGTAGCGCCCTGCATCCCCAACATGCTCGTTTACATTAGTCAGGAAGGCAATCACATCGTGACGGACTTCTGCCTCAATTTCCTGAATTCGTTTGGGGTCAAATTTTGCTTTTGCTTTAATTTCCGCTACAGCCTCTGCAGGAATATAACCGAGTTCGGCCTGGGCTTCGCATACTGCAATCTCAACCTGCAGCCAGGTCTTGAATTTATAAGCTTCGGTCCAGAGTTCGCCCATGGCGGGTAGAGTGTAGCGCTCGATCACAACCTATTTCGTAGAGGACAACCGTCACATTATAAATTCAAATGGCACTTTTTTTTCTGAGCCGCTGCTTTGCGCCGAATCGTTGGGGGCAGGCCAGTCACGGCAGTCCCGTATAGACGATCGAATTCACGGCGGAAGTGGGCTGCAGCCCAGGGACTGTGGATAACCAGCAGGGTTTCATCATTATTCTGGTTGGCCGATTCAGTCCAGTTGTGGGAGCCCGTGACAATCGTGGTGTCATCAATTAACCCAAATTTGTGGTGCAGGAGATCTCCCCGAGCCAGTCGCGGCACTCCTACTGTAGTGATTGGATTTTTCCAGGGCCGGTTATTAGCCTTGGGAGTACAGTTGTCTCGACGTTGGGACGGATTGAGGAGGGAGATGCCCAGCATATCCAGGGCCTCGCTATAGGGCCGGTAGGCAAAGCCCGGATCAATCAGGGTTTTAATCTTCACCCCCTCTTGCTGTCTGGTTTCCAGCAGGTTGACCAGATGCTGTTCTGAGAAGACGAACAGGGCCAGGTCAATGCTCTGGGTGGCTGTGCTCAAGGTTTTGCCGATCAGTCCGTTGGTGCTGCGTTCCCAGGGCAGGGTGGGAGAGGTGGGGGAGAACTGAACGGTGAGGGTGGTTTTTCCAAAGGTAAACTGACGGGGCGATCGCCAGGGTTTCTGAGGGCCAAATTTGCTGTCTGGTTTGCCACCTGGCCCATCTCCCCACATCAGGTTGAATTCTTCAGTAAAGGCCACTGCCAGTTCTCGGCTCTCAATGCGGAGCAAATTATTGGCATTGCCTGTACTGGCAGGATGGGCGAAATCTCCATGGGCATCACTGGGGGTGAAGTTGGCAGAGGTCGCAATCACCAGTTGTTGATCCACCACGACAAATTTGTGATGCATCAGCCCACTTCCCGCCGACCCATTGGCGGTGTCGTCGATTCGGGGGATGCCAGCTTTTTGCAGAATGACGAGGGCATCTCCCTGGTTGATTTCGGCCTGGCTCACCTGGTGATCTCCATTCCGGTCCACCAGACGCCGGAATTCCTGGTACCGTCCCCGATCGCGGGGGTCCAGTCTGGCAATTTCTTGGTTTGACAGGCTACTCCAGGGCCGACTGTAGGTGTTTTCCAGGATGACTCTAACCCGTACCCCAGCTCGATGACGATCGGCCAATGCCTGAGCCACTCTGGGCAAGCGGAACTCCTGTACAGCTACATCAACGCTGGAGTGAGCGCTTTGGATGGCTGCCACAATCTTGGCTTCCAGGTCATCTCCCTGGCGGGTGCGATGGCGATAGGGCTCTGTGTATTTTGCTGTACTGTTGTGGTTAAAGTAGACCTCCACGATCGGGTCCTGGGGCAGGGGTTGGGGCTGCTCCACCCCAGGGGGAACCTCTGTCTGACAGGCACACAGCAGCATCAGCCCCAGCCCCAATCCCCCTATCTTGCCCTGGCCTAATTTTCGGTTACCCATCGCCTCTAAGTTCTCTTCACAACAGCCCAGGACGACTCTAAAGTCTGGAAGGCTGCTAACCTGTCCCCTAAACGGCGGATTAAATTCCTTGCTATTGCGGAAAGATTGACGAAGCTGCAGGCTATCCTGAAAGAGAATCCATGCTGAAACAGCCATGCAAATCTACCTGGACTACAGTGCTACAACCCCTACCCGGCCTGAGGCGATCGCTCGGATGCAGCAGATTCTCGCCAGTGATTGGGGAAATCCCTCCAGTACCCATGAGTGGGGCCAGCGGGCTGCGACTGTGCTGGAGCAGGCCCGGATGCAGGTGGCAGCGCTGCTGAATGCTCTACCAGAATCTATCCTGTTTACCTCGGGTGGTACAGAAGCCGATAATCTGGCCATCATGGGAGTGGCACAGCAATACACCCAGCCTCAGCACCTGATCATCTCGGCGGTGGAGCATTCTGCGATCGCTGAACCGGTCAATTGGCTGGAACAATTAGGCTGGTCGGTGACCCGCTTGCCGGTAGACCGTTGGGGACGAATTAATCCTTTGGAATTACAGGCTGCCCTCCGGCCTGATACGGTGCTAGTTTCCATCATTTATGGGCAGAGTGAAGTGGGCACAATGCAGCCTATCCATACTCTGGGCGAAATTGCCCGGTCCCATGGAGCCCTGTTTCATACGGATGCCGTTCAGGTGGCAGGGCGATTGCCGATTGATGTGCAACACTTACCGGTCGATTTACTCTCCCTCTCCAGTCACAAACTCTACGGTCCTCAGGGGGCTGGAGCCCTCTATATCCGTCCCGGCGTAGAGTTGCGGCCTCTGTTGATGGGCGGCGGGCAAGAGTTTAAGCGGCGTTCTGGGACGCAAGCTCTGCCTGCGATCGCGGGTTTTGGCACGGCGGCTGAACTGGCAGCCCAGGAAATGGCCCTGGAGGTCCCCCGACTGATACAGCTCCGCGATCGGCTCTTTGAACTGCTGGTGGATGTTCCTGGTTTGCTTCCTACAGGAGATCGGCTGCATCGTCTGCCCCACCATGTCAGTTTTTGCGCCCAACAGGCAGATGGGGAGATGCTCAGTGGCAAAACGATCGCCCGTCAGATGAACCTGGCCGGAATTGCCATCAGTGCTGGTTCAGCCTGCCATAGTGGTAAATCCACCCCCAGCCCAGTGTTGCTGGCTATGGGATATGACGAGCGGACGGCTCAGGGTGCCATTCGTTTTACCCTGGGACGCCACACCACCGCAGCAGATATCGATTGGGTGGCGATGGTGCTGCAGCAAGTGCTGGTAAGATTAACACCCAGACTTGCTTTCTCTGAGGTTTAAGGTTATGACTCAACTTCCCGATTCCCTGGAAGCAGCAGTTGTCCAGGCTAAGGAGGCGACCCGTGCGGCGTTGGCAGATGGATTGCTGCGGATCCAGGTTGAGCTGGTGTTCTCAGAATTGAAGCCGATGCCGATCGCGCGGCAGTTTCTGGACCTATTTGAGGATCTGGGGGAACATCTCAAGGTCATTTTTCCTGATGCAGGAGCCGCCGCTTTGGCCAGTCGGGACTGGGGTCCCCAGCCTTTTGCTATTCGCAGCCTGAGTGAAGTCAAGGGGCAGCCGCAACCCGAAGATCGGTTGTTTCTTCTAGTCAGTCCCAGTTCTGTGGAAGTCAGCGAGGTTGAGAAATTTAGTGAGCAGGTGGGCGATCGTCCGATTATTATGCTCAATCCTCAGTTGGAGGATGCGGCCACGATAGGGATTGGTTATGCTAGTCGTCAACTTCGCATCAGGTTTTTGAGTACGTTTGAGCCTTGCTATTATCTTCGACCCCTGGAACAGGCAGCCCTGTTGCGAGCCTATCCAGGTTCCTGGCAAGTTTGGCAGGAACTAGATCAGGAATACAAGCTTGTGGCAGAACAGTCTCATAAACCTGTGGGGGAAGAGTTAGACCAGATTCTTTTTGGTTC of the Leptolyngbya sp. 'hensonii' genome contains:
- a CDS encoding STAS domain-containing protein, with the protein product MNASVAILRPSHILSSTSGGELLEQINHHLQAGKKAILIDFSDAMFMDSTGLGYLVTALSRIKAAQGELYLCSLKGQAAMLIELTKMDKTFQIFADRAAFDLYHSARNTSES
- the purB gene encoding adenylosuccinate lyase, producing MIERYTLPAMGELWTEAYKFKTWLQVEIAVCEAQAELGYIPAEAVAEIKAKAKFDPKRIQEIEAEVRHDVIAFLTNVNEHVGDAGRYIHLGLTSSDVLDTALALQLVESLHVLMDQLEALIQAIRYQAQQHRNTVMIGRSHGIHAEPITFGFKLAGWLAEVLRHRDRLASLQDQIAVGKISGAVGTYANIDPQVEALACQNLGLKPDTASTQVISRDRHAEYLQVLALLAASIERFAVEIRNLQRTDVLEVEEFFSKGQKGSSAMPHKRNPIRSERLTGIARVIRGHAIAALENVALWHERDISHSSVERVVFPDACTLTHFMLAEITDLVKHLLVYPENMTRNLNLYGGVVFSQRVLLTLVEKGLGREEAYVIVQSCAHTAWNKPDGNFRDLIASTSEVTARLTPEEIAACFDPQRHLQHLDTIYQRLSI
- a CDS encoding phospholipase D-like domain-containing protein, which gives rise to MAVSAWILFQDSLQLRQSFRNSKEFNPPFRGQVSSLPDFRVVLGCCEENLEAMGNRKLGQGKIGGLGLGLMLLCACQTEVPPGVEQPQPLPQDPIVEVYFNHNSTAKYTEPYRHRTRQGDDLEAKIVAAIQSAHSSVDVAVQEFRLPRVAQALADRHRAGVRVRVILENTYSRPWSSLSNQEIARLDPRDRGRYQEFRRLVDRNGDHQVSQAEINQGDALVILQKAGIPRIDDTANGSAGSGLMHHKFVVVDQQLVIATSANFTPSDAHGDFAHPASTGNANNLLRIESRELAVAFTEEFNLMWGDGPGGKPDSKFGPQKPWRSPRQFTFGKTTLTVQFSPTSPTLPWERSTNGLIGKTLSTATQSIDLALFVFSEQHLVNLLETRQQEGVKIKTLIDPGFAYRPYSEALDMLGISLLNPSQRRDNCTPKANNRPWKNPITTVGVPRLARGDLLHHKFGLIDDTTIVTGSHNWTESANQNNDETLLVIHSPWAAAHFRREFDRLYGTAVTGLPPTIRRKAAAQKKKCHLNL
- a CDS encoding cysteine desulfurase family protein, translated to MQIYLDYSATTPTRPEAIARMQQILASDWGNPSSTHEWGQRAATVLEQARMQVAALLNALPESILFTSGGTEADNLAIMGVAQQYTQPQHLIISAVEHSAIAEPVNWLEQLGWSVTRLPVDRWGRINPLELQAALRPDTVLVSIIYGQSEVGTMQPIHTLGEIARSHGALFHTDAVQVAGRLPIDVQHLPVDLLSLSSHKLYGPQGAGALYIRPGVELRPLLMGGGQEFKRRSGTQALPAIAGFGTAAELAAQEMALEVPRLIQLRDRLFELLVDVPGLLPTGDRLHRLPHHVSFCAQQADGEMLSGKTIARQMNLAGIAISAGSACHSGKSTPSPVLLAMGYDERTAQGAIRFTLGRHTTAADIDWVAMVLQQVLVRLTPRLAFSEV
- a CDS encoding DUF1995 family protein — translated: MTQLPDSLEAAVVQAKEATRAALADGLLRIQVELVFSELKPMPIARQFLDLFEDLGEHLKVIFPDAGAAALASRDWGPQPFAIRSLSEVKGQPQPEDRLFLLVSPSSVEVSEVEKFSEQVGDRPIIMLNPQLEDAATIGIGYASRQLRIRFLSTFEPCYYLRPLEQAALLRAYPGSWQVWQELDQEYKLVAEQSHKPVGEELDQILFGSPETPEALKGREGFFKGLQRFIKALNQ